Proteins co-encoded in one Gadus morhua chromosome 6, gadMor3.0, whole genome shotgun sequence genomic window:
- the LOC115546143 gene encoding sialic acid-binding Ig-like lectin 14 isoform X5 — MTGSWKLFLLCSLLQGAGCNAAEFEALMPERVTTLNGSCVTVPCNFTLWDGFDALLKPGCKKLWYKIKDQPISNQLISSTTIRGELTAHDCTTTFNNVHEDNGQYYFRIDCDGSDLRYNFNENPVTIRIKGLPDAPRLTPPKEPVVEGTPVELGCSAPSYCDTHPPTVTWTPALGLSTQLQQNDTVTSTLTFNASHLHHGNNVSCTAAYYIPSGNKTVTSTRYQLSISYAPRNTSAVGSPCLPAREGGCLNLTCTSHANPAVSEFTWYRIHGEHILKIGTGSSLSSQLWNTNNVFFCEARNKIGTEKSDVFKIDIQTPPRILPASSCSRIAAWVRCSCDSVGRPSPSLEWRLDGKLVLGSEDVSVSQVKLENATLRSSLTMRAPAGPTALTCHSSNAAGNTSQELPVPHQDIQQYLTDLVLCIVKSAVMFVGLVCVVVCIIRTRKMSEEMRSFNAATVKRAPPDEEESQVIFGSEEDDYVNSGMQMNPEAVLRAGSPVSKHRDAASSRRIGPAGSHPGRPVSRELTEDTQ, encoded by the exons ATGACTGGATCCTGGAAACTATTTCTGCTCTGTAGTCTCCTGCAAG gtgctgggTGCAACGCTGCAGAATTTGAGGCCCTAATGCCAGAAAGAGTGACGACACTCAATGGATCCTGTGTTACCGTTCCTTGTAACTTCACCTTGTGGGACGGGTTTGATGCATTGCTAAAGCCTGGATGCAAAAAATTGTGGTATAAAATTAAGGATCAACCTATAAGCAACCAACTTATAAGTTCTACAACAATCAGGGGGGAGCTTACAGCACACGACTGTACTACAACATTCAATAACGTACATGAAGACAATggtcaatattattttagaattGACTGTGATGGAAGTGATTTAAGATATAATTTTAATGAAAACCCAGTGACCATCAGGATCAAGG GGCTCCCTGATGCACCTCGTTTGACCCCCCCCaaggagccggtggtggaggggactcCTGTGGAGCTGGGGTGCTCTGCCCCGTCCTACTgtgacacccacccccccactgtgaCGTGGACCCCCGCCCTGGGGCTCAGCACCCAGCTCCAGCAGAACGATACCGTGACCTCCACTCTGACCTTCaacgcctcccacctccaccatggaaACAATGTCTCCTGCACTGCGGCCTACTACATACCATCTGGGAACAAAACTGTGACGTCTACGAGATACCAACTCAGTATCTCAT ATGCCCCCAGGAACACCTCTGCTGTCGGCAGCCCGTGTCTtccagccagagagggaggctgcCTCAACCTGACCTGCACCAGTCATGCTAACCCTGCTGTCAGCGAGTTCACCTGGTACCGAATACACGGAGAACACATCCTTAAGATCGGGACTGGATCTTCTCTGTCCAGCCAGCTGTGGAACACCAATAACGTTTTCTTCTGTGAGGCCAGGAATAAAATTGGCACGGAAAAGTCTGATGTCTTCAAGATCGACATTCAAA CTCCTCCCAGGATCCTGCCCGCTTCAAGCTGCAGCAGAATTGCAGCCTGGGTGCGATGTTCCTGCGACAGCGTGGGCAGACCATCACCGTCTCTGGAGTGGAGGTTGGATGGGAAACTGGTGTTGGGTTCTGAAGACGTGTCTGTTAGCCAGGTCAAGCTGGAGAACGCCACGTTGAGGAGCTCCCTCACAATGAGGGCCCCTGCTGGTCCGACAGCCTTGACCTGCCACAGCTCCAACGCTGCCGGGAACACCAGCCAGGAGCTTCCTGTCCCCCACCAGGATATACAGCAATACCTGACAG ACTTGGTGCTGTGCATTGTCAAATCTGCTGTGATGTTCGTGGGCTTAGTGTGCGTGGTCGTCTGTATTATAAG AACTCGGAAGATGAGTGAGGAGATGCGGTCCTTTAACGCTGCCACTGTGAAGCGAGCCCCCCCAGACGAGGAGGAGTCCCAG GTCATCTTTGGAAGTGAGGAGGACGACTACGTTAACAGCGGGATGCAGATGAACCCG GAGGCTGTTCTGAGAGCCGGTTCCCCAGTCTCAAAGCACCGTGATGCAGCCTCCTCCCGCCGGATAGGCCCTGCAGGCTCCCACCCAGGACGACCGGTCTCTAGGGAGCTCACTGAAGATACTCAGTAA
- the LOC115546143 gene encoding sialic acid-binding Ig-like lectin 14 isoform X3 — MTGSWKLFLLCSLLQGAGCNAAEFEALMPERVTTLNGSCVTVPCNFTLWDGFDALLKPGCKKLWYKIKDQPISNQLISSTTIRGELTAHDCTTTFNNVHEDNGQYYFRIDCDGSDLRYNFNENPVTIRIKGLPDAPRLTPPKEPVVEGTPVELGCSAPSYCDTHPPTVTWTPALGLSTQLQQNDTVTSTLTFNASHLHHGNNVSCTAAYYIPSGNKTVTSTRYQLSISYAPRNTSAVGSPCLPAREGGCLNLTCTSHANPAVSEFTWYRIHGEHILKIGTGSSLSSQLWNTNNVFFCEARNKIGTEKSDVFKIDIQTPPRILPASSCSRIAAWVRCSCDSVGRPSPSLEWRLDGKLVLGSEDVSVSQVKLENATLRSSLTMRAPAGPTALTCHSSNAAGNTSQELPVPHQDIQQYLTDLVLCIVKSAVMFVGLVCVVVCIIRTRKMSEEMRSFNAATVKRAPPDEEESQVIFGSEEDDYVNSGMQMNPVEPREEPVGPREEAVLRAGSPVSKHRDAASSRRIGPAGSHPGRPVSRELTEDTQ; from the exons ATGACTGGATCCTGGAAACTATTTCTGCTCTGTAGTCTCCTGCAAG gtgctgggTGCAACGCTGCAGAATTTGAGGCCCTAATGCCAGAAAGAGTGACGACACTCAATGGATCCTGTGTTACCGTTCCTTGTAACTTCACCTTGTGGGACGGGTTTGATGCATTGCTAAAGCCTGGATGCAAAAAATTGTGGTATAAAATTAAGGATCAACCTATAAGCAACCAACTTATAAGTTCTACAACAATCAGGGGGGAGCTTACAGCACACGACTGTACTACAACATTCAATAACGTACATGAAGACAATggtcaatattattttagaattGACTGTGATGGAAGTGATTTAAGATATAATTTTAATGAAAACCCAGTGACCATCAGGATCAAGG GGCTCCCTGATGCACCTCGTTTGACCCCCCCCaaggagccggtggtggaggggactcCTGTGGAGCTGGGGTGCTCTGCCCCGTCCTACTgtgacacccacccccccactgtgaCGTGGACCCCCGCCCTGGGGCTCAGCACCCAGCTCCAGCAGAACGATACCGTGACCTCCACTCTGACCTTCaacgcctcccacctccaccatggaaACAATGTCTCCTGCACTGCGGCCTACTACATACCATCTGGGAACAAAACTGTGACGTCTACGAGATACCAACTCAGTATCTCAT ATGCCCCCAGGAACACCTCTGCTGTCGGCAGCCCGTGTCTtccagccagagagggaggctgcCTCAACCTGACCTGCACCAGTCATGCTAACCCTGCTGTCAGCGAGTTCACCTGGTACCGAATACACGGAGAACACATCCTTAAGATCGGGACTGGATCTTCTCTGTCCAGCCAGCTGTGGAACACCAATAACGTTTTCTTCTGTGAGGCCAGGAATAAAATTGGCACGGAAAAGTCTGATGTCTTCAAGATCGACATTCAAA CTCCTCCCAGGATCCTGCCCGCTTCAAGCTGCAGCAGAATTGCAGCCTGGGTGCGATGTTCCTGCGACAGCGTGGGCAGACCATCACCGTCTCTGGAGTGGAGGTTGGATGGGAAACTGGTGTTGGGTTCTGAAGACGTGTCTGTTAGCCAGGTCAAGCTGGAGAACGCCACGTTGAGGAGCTCCCTCACAATGAGGGCCCCTGCTGGTCCGACAGCCTTGACCTGCCACAGCTCCAACGCTGCCGGGAACACCAGCCAGGAGCTTCCTGTCCCCCACCAGGATATACAGCAATACCTGACAG ACTTGGTGCTGTGCATTGTCAAATCTGCTGTGATGTTCGTGGGCTTAGTGTGCGTGGTCGTCTGTATTATAAG AACTCGGAAGATGAGTGAGGAGATGCGGTCCTTTAACGCTGCCACTGTGAAGCGAGCCCCCCCAGACGAGGAGGAGTCCCAG GTCATCTTTGGAAGTGAGGAGGACGACTACGTTAACAGCGGGATGCAGATGAACCCGGTTGAGCCGAGAGAGGAGCCTGTTGGACCGAGAGAGGAGGCTGTTCTGAGAGCCGGTTCCCCAGTCTCAAAGCACCGTGATGCAGCCTCCTCCCGCCGGATAGGCCCTGCAGGCTCCCACCCAGGACGACCGGTCTCTAGGGAGCTCACTGAAGATACTCAGTAA
- the LOC115546143 gene encoding sialic acid-binding Ig-like lectin 5 isoform X1: MTGSWKLFLLCSLLQGAGCNAAEFEALMPERVTTLNGSCVTVPCNFTLWDGFDALLKPGCKKLWYKIKDQPISNQLISSTTIRGELTAHDCTTTFNNVHEDNGQYYFRIDCDGSDLRYNFNENPVTIRIKGLPDAPRLTPPKEPVVEGTPVELGCSAPSYCDTHPPTVTWTPALGLSTQLQQNDTVTSTLTFNASHLHHGNNVSCTAAYYIPSGNKTVTSTRYQLSISYAPRNTSAVGSPCLPAREGGCLNLTCTSHANPAVSEFTWYRIHGEHILKIGTGSSLSSQLWNTNNVFFCEARNKIGTEKSDVFKIDIQTPPRILPASSCSRIAAWVRCSCDSVGRPSPSLEWRLDGKLVLGSEDVSVSQVKLENATLRSSLTMRAPAGPTALTCHSSNAAGNTSQELPVPHQDIQQYLTDQLPWIAATAVLAAGLLFATACAVRAWKMATRTRLGSDGLLNKAPPNQGNPQVFFRSGEDIYANIDTLMNTVGPREEPVGAGGEAAGLGEGAVGLGEGAVGLGEGAVGLGEGAVGLGEGAVGPREEAVTAAGSSALIQRDSEEAADPAADRQVEDCDVLYTTVNWKNKKKKKKGDLG, translated from the exons ATGACTGGATCCTGGAAACTATTTCTGCTCTGTAGTCTCCTGCAAG gtgctgggTGCAACGCTGCAGAATTTGAGGCCCTAATGCCAGAAAGAGTGACGACACTCAATGGATCCTGTGTTACCGTTCCTTGTAACTTCACCTTGTGGGACGGGTTTGATGCATTGCTAAAGCCTGGATGCAAAAAATTGTGGTATAAAATTAAGGATCAACCTATAAGCAACCAACTTATAAGTTCTACAACAATCAGGGGGGAGCTTACAGCACACGACTGTACTACAACATTCAATAACGTACATGAAGACAATggtcaatattattttagaattGACTGTGATGGAAGTGATTTAAGATATAATTTTAATGAAAACCCAGTGACCATCAGGATCAAGG GGCTCCCTGATGCACCTCGTTTGACCCCCCCCaaggagccggtggtggaggggactcCTGTGGAGCTGGGGTGCTCTGCCCCGTCCTACTgtgacacccacccccccactgtgaCGTGGACCCCCGCCCTGGGGCTCAGCACCCAGCTCCAGCAGAACGATACCGTGACCTCCACTCTGACCTTCaacgcctcccacctccaccatggaaACAATGTCTCCTGCACTGCGGCCTACTACATACCATCTGGGAACAAAACTGTGACGTCTACGAGATACCAACTCAGTATCTCAT ATGCCCCCAGGAACACCTCTGCTGTCGGCAGCCCGTGTCTtccagccagagagggaggctgcCTCAACCTGACCTGCACCAGTCATGCTAACCCTGCTGTCAGCGAGTTCACCTGGTACCGAATACACGGAGAACACATCCTTAAGATCGGGACTGGATCTTCTCTGTCCAGCCAGCTGTGGAACACCAATAACGTTTTCTTCTGTGAGGCCAGGAATAAAATTGGCACGGAAAAGTCTGATGTCTTCAAGATCGACATTCAAA CTCCTCCCAGGATCCTGCCCGCTTCAAGCTGCAGCAGAATTGCAGCCTGGGTGCGATGTTCCTGCGACAGCGTGGGCAGACCATCACCGTCTCTGGAGTGGAGGTTGGATGGGAAACTGGTGTTGGGTTCTGAAGACGTGTCTGTTAGCCAGGTCAAGCTGGAGAACGCCACGTTGAGGAGCTCCCTCACAATGAGGGCCCCTGCTGGTCCGACAGCCTTGACCTGCCACAGCTCCAACGCTGCCGGGAACACCAGCCAGGAGCTTCCTGTCCCCCACCAGGATATACAGCAATACCTGACAG accaactgCCCTGGATAGCTGCTACTGCAGTGCTAGCCGCGGGTCTGCTGTTTGCAACAGCGTGTGCCGTAAG AGCTTGGAAAATGGCCACCCGAACAAGACTTGGCAGTGATGGCCTACTCAACAAAGCTCCACCCAACCAAGGGAACCCCCAG GTGTTCTTCAGAAGTGGGGAGGACATCTATGCTAACATTGATACACTGATGAACACGGTCGGACCGAGAGAGGAGCCtgttggagcaggaggagaggctgctggactgggagaaggggctgttggactgggagaaggggctgttggactgggagaaggggctgttggactgggagaaggggctgttggactgggagaaggggctgttggacCGAGAGAGGAGGCAGTAACAGCAGCAGGTTCCTCAGCCTTGATCCAACGGGATTCGGAGGAAGCAGCAGACCCAGCAGCAGACAGGCAGGTGGAGGACTGTGATGTCCTGTACACAACAGTGAACtggaagaataaaaaaaaaaaaaaaaaaggagatctgggctag
- the LOC115546143 gene encoding sialic acid-binding Ig-like lectin 14 isoform X2 yields MTGSWKLFLLCSLLQGAGCNAAEFEALMPERVTTLNGSCVTVPCNFTLWDGFDALLKPGCKKLWYKIKDQPISNQLISSTTIRGELTAHDCTTTFNNVHEDNGQYYFRIDCDGSDLRYNFNENPVTIRIKGLPDAPRLTPPKEPVVEGTPVELGCSAPSYCDTHPPTVTWTPALGLSTQLQQNDTVTSTLTFNASHLHHGNNVSCTAAYYIPSGNKTVTSTRYQLSISYAPRNTSAVGSPCLPAREGGCLNLTCTSHANPAVSEFTWYRIHGEHILKIGTGSSLSSQLWNTNNVFFCEARNKIGTEKSDVFKIDIQTPPRILPASSCSRIAAWVRCSCDSVGRPSPSLEWRLDGKLVLGSEDVSVSQVKLENATLRSSLTMRAPAGPTALTCHSSNAAGNTSQELPVPHQDIQQYLTDLVLCIVKSAVMFVGLVCVVVCIIRTRKVGEETRYFNAATVKRAPPDEEESQVIFGSEEDNYVNSGMQMNPVGPREEPVGPREEAVLRAGSPVSTHRDAASSRRIGPAGSQPGRPVSRELTEDTQ; encoded by the exons ATGACTGGATCCTGGAAACTATTTCTGCTCTGTAGTCTCCTGCAAG gtgctgggTGCAACGCTGCAGAATTTGAGGCCCTAATGCCAGAAAGAGTGACGACACTCAATGGATCCTGTGTTACCGTTCCTTGTAACTTCACCTTGTGGGACGGGTTTGATGCATTGCTAAAGCCTGGATGCAAAAAATTGTGGTATAAAATTAAGGATCAACCTATAAGCAACCAACTTATAAGTTCTACAACAATCAGGGGGGAGCTTACAGCACACGACTGTACTACAACATTCAATAACGTACATGAAGACAATggtcaatattattttagaattGACTGTGATGGAAGTGATTTAAGATATAATTTTAATGAAAACCCAGTGACCATCAGGATCAAGG GGCTCCCTGATGCACCTCGTTTGACCCCCCCCaaggagccggtggtggaggggactcCTGTGGAGCTGGGGTGCTCTGCCCCGTCCTACTgtgacacccacccccccactgtgaCGTGGACCCCCGCCCTGGGGCTCAGCACCCAGCTCCAGCAGAACGATACCGTGACCTCCACTCTGACCTTCaacgcctcccacctccaccatggaaACAATGTCTCCTGCACTGCGGCCTACTACATACCATCTGGGAACAAAACTGTGACGTCTACGAGATACCAACTCAGTATCTCAT ATGCCCCCAGGAACACCTCTGCTGTCGGCAGCCCGTGTCTtccagccagagagggaggctgcCTCAACCTGACCTGCACCAGTCATGCTAACCCTGCTGTCAGCGAGTTCACCTGGTACCGAATACACGGAGAACACATCCTTAAGATCGGGACTGGATCTTCTCTGTCCAGCCAGCTGTGGAACACCAATAACGTTTTCTTCTGTGAGGCCAGGAATAAAATTGGCACGGAAAAGTCTGATGTCTTCAAGATCGACATTCAAA CTCCTCCCAGGATCCTGCCCGCTTCAAGCTGCAGCAGAATTGCAGCCTGGGTGCGATGTTCCTGCGACAGCGTGGGCAGACCATCACCGTCTCTGGAGTGGAGGTTGGATGGGAAACTGGTGTTGGGTTCTGAAGACGTGTCTGTTAGCCAGGTCAAGCTGGAGAACGCCACGTTGAGGAGCTCCCTCACAATGAGGGCCCCTGCTGGTCCGACAGCCTTGACCTGCCACAGCTCCAACGCTGCCGGGAACACCAGCCAGGAGCTTCCTGTCCCCCACCAGGATATACAGCAATACCTGACAG ACTTGGTGCTGTGCATTGTCAAATCTGCTGTGATGTTCGTGGGCTTAGTGTGCGTGGTCGTCTGTATTATAAG AACTCGGAAAGTGGGTGAGGAGACGCGGTACTTTAACGCTGCCACTGTGAAGCGAGCCCCCCCAGACGAGGAGGAGTCCCAG GTCATCTTCGGAAGTGAGGAGGACAACTACGTTAACAGCGGGATGCAGATGAACCCGGTTGGGCCGAGAGAGGAGCCGGTTGGACCGAGAGAGGAGGCTGTTCTGAGAGCCGGTTCCCCAGTCTCAACGCACCGTGATGCAGCCTCCTCCCGCCGGATAGGCCCTGCAGGCTCCCAGCCAGGACGACCGGTCTCTAGGGAGCTGACTGAAGATACTCAGTAA
- the LOC115546143 gene encoding sialic acid-binding Ig-like lectin 14 isoform X4, whose translation MTGSWKLFLLCSLLQGAGCNAAEFEALMPERVTTLNGSCVTVPCNFTLWDGFDALLKPGCKKLWYKIKDQPISNQLISSTTIRGELTAHDCTTTFNNVHEDNGQYYFRIDCDGSDLRYNFNENPVTIRIKGLPDAPRLTPPKEPVVEGTPVELGCSAPSYCDTHPPTVTWTPALGLSTQLQQNDTVTSTLTFNASHLHHGNNVSCTAAYYIPSGNKTVTSTRYQLSISYAPRNTSAVGSPCLPAREGGCLNLTCTSHANPAVSEFTWYRIHGEHILKIGTGSSLSSQLWNTNNVFFCEARNKIGTEKSDVFKIDIQTPPRILPASSCSRIAAWVRCSCDSVGRPSPSLEWRLDGKLVLGSEDVSVSQVKLENATLRSSLTMRAPAGPTALTCHSSNAAGNTSQELPVPHQDIQQYLTDLVLCIVKSAVMFVGLVCVVVCIIRTRKVSEETRSFNAATVKRAPPDEEESQVIFGSEEDDYINSGMQMNPVGPREEPVGPREEAVLRAGSPVSTHRDAASSRRIGPAGSHPGRPVSRELTEDTQ comes from the exons ATGACTGGATCCTGGAAACTATTTCTGCTCTGTAGTCTCCTGCAAG gtgctgggTGCAACGCTGCAGAATTTGAGGCCCTAATGCCAGAAAGAGTGACGACACTCAATGGATCCTGTGTTACCGTTCCTTGTAACTTCACCTTGTGGGACGGGTTTGATGCATTGCTAAAGCCTGGATGCAAAAAATTGTGGTATAAAATTAAGGATCAACCTATAAGCAACCAACTTATAAGTTCTACAACAATCAGGGGGGAGCTTACAGCACACGACTGTACTACAACATTCAATAACGTACATGAAGACAATggtcaatattattttagaattGACTGTGATGGAAGTGATTTAAGATATAATTTTAATGAAAACCCAGTGACCATCAGGATCAAGG GGCTCCCTGATGCACCTCGTTTGACCCCCCCCaaggagccggtggtggaggggactcCTGTGGAGCTGGGGTGCTCTGCCCCGTCCTACTgtgacacccacccccccactgtgaCGTGGACCCCCGCCCTGGGGCTCAGCACCCAGCTCCAGCAGAACGATACCGTGACCTCCACTCTGACCTTCaacgcctcccacctccaccatggaaACAATGTCTCCTGCACTGCGGCCTACTACATACCATCTGGGAACAAAACTGTGACGTCTACGAGATACCAACTCAGTATCTCAT ATGCCCCCAGGAACACCTCTGCTGTCGGCAGCCCGTGTCTtccagccagagagggaggctgcCTCAACCTGACCTGCACCAGTCATGCTAACCCTGCTGTCAGCGAGTTCACCTGGTACCGAATACACGGAGAACACATCCTTAAGATCGGGACTGGATCTTCTCTGTCCAGCCAGCTGTGGAACACCAATAACGTTTTCTTCTGTGAGGCCAGGAATAAAATTGGCACGGAAAAGTCTGATGTCTTCAAGATCGACATTCAAA CTCCTCCCAGGATCCTGCCCGCTTCAAGCTGCAGCAGAATTGCAGCCTGGGTGCGATGTTCCTGCGACAGCGTGGGCAGACCATCACCGTCTCTGGAGTGGAGGTTGGATGGGAAACTGGTGTTGGGTTCTGAAGACGTGTCTGTTAGCCAGGTCAAGCTGGAGAACGCCACGTTGAGGAGCTCCCTCACAATGAGGGCCCCTGCTGGTCCGACAGCCTTGACCTGCCACAGCTCCAACGCTGCCGGGAACACCAGCCAGGAGCTTCCTGTCCCCCACCAGGATATACAGCAATACCTGACAG ACTTGGTGCTGTGCATTGTCAAATCTGCTGTGATGTTCGTGGGCTTAGTGTGCGTGGTCGTCTGTATTATAAG AACTCGGAAAGTGAGTGAGGAGACGCGGTCCTTTAACGCTGCCACTGTGAAGCGAGCCCCCCCAGACGAGGAGGAGTCCCAG GTCATCTTCGGAAGTGAGGAGGACGACTACATTAACAGCGGGATGCAGATGAACCCGGTTGGGCCGAGAGAGGAGCCGGTTGGACCGAGAGAGGAGGCTGTTCTGAGAGCCGGTTCCCCAGTCTCAACGCACCGTGATGCAGCCTCCTCCCGCCGGATAGGCCCTGCAGGCTCCCACCCAGGACGACCGGTCTCTAGGGAGCTGACTGAAGATACTCAGTAA
- the LOC115546146 gene encoding sialic acid-binding Ig-like lectin 5 — MTSPNSLFLLSSPFPVFTAPPRILPSSGCSRIAAWVRCSCYSVGRPSPSLEWRLDGKLVLGSEDVSVSQVNLENATLTSSLIMRAPAGLTALTCHSSNAAGNTSQELPVPHLDTQPNLTDLVLCIVKSAVMLVGLVCVVVCIIR; from the exons ATGACTTCTCCAAATTCTCTCTTCTTGTTGTCTTCCCCCTTCCCTGTATTCACAGCTCCTCCCAGGATCCTGCCCTCTTCAGGCTGCAGCAGAATTGCAGCCTGGGTGCGATGTTCCTGCTACAGCGTGGGCAGACCATCACCGTCTCTGGAGTGGCGGTTGGATGGGAAACTGGTGTTGGGTTCTGAAGACGTGTCTGTTAGCCAGGTCAACCTGGAGAACGCCACGTTGACGAGCTCCCTCATAATGAGGGCCCCTGCTGGTCTGACAGCCTTGACCTGCCACAGCTCCAACGCTGCCGGGAACACCAGCCAGGAGCTTCCTGTCCCCCACCTGGATACACAGCCAAACCTGACAG ACTTGGTGCTGTGCATTGTCAAATCTGCTGTGATGCTCGTGGGCTTAGTGTGCGTGGTCGTCTGTATTATAAGGTAA
- the LOC115546143 gene encoding sialic acid-binding Ig-like lectin 14 isoform X6, with translation MTGSWRLFLLCSLLQGAGCNAAEFKTPMAASVTTLSGSCVTVPCSFTVDNTYKDKILPECGKLWFKTDTKVLMSSTTFRGNLTAYDCTTTFNNVHEDNGQYYFRIDCDGSDGFKYNFDKTPVTIQIKGLPDAPRLTPPKELVVEGTPVELGCSAPSYCDTHPPTVTWPPALGVSTQLQQNDTVTSTLTFNASHLHHGNNVSCTAVYYIPSGNKTVTSTRHQLSILYAPRNTSAVGSPCLPAREGGCLNLTCTSHANPAVSEFTWYRIHGEHILKIGTGSSLSIQLWNDNDVFFCEVRNDFGTEKSTVYKIDVQNQLPWIAATAVLAAGLLFATACAVRAWKMATRTRLGSDGLLNKAPPNQGNPQVFFRSGEDIYANIDTLMNTVGPREEPVGAGGEAAGLGEGAVGLGEGAVGLGEGAVGLGEGAVGLGEGAVGPREEAVTAAGSSALIQRDSEEAADPAADRQVEDCDVLYTTVNWKNKKKKKKGDLG, from the exons ATGACTGGATCCTGGAGACTATTTCTGCTCTGTAGTCTCCTGCAAG gtgctgggTGCAACGCTGCAGAATTTAAGACCCCAATGGCAGCAAGTGTGACGACACTCAGTGGATCCTGTGTTACCGTTCCTTGTTCCTTCACCGTGGATAACACGTATAAAGACAAGATACTTCCTGAATGTGGAAAACTGTGGTTTAAAACGGATACTAAAGTACTTATGAGTTCTACAACATTCAGGGGGAACCTAACAGCATACGACTGTACTACAACATTCAATAACGTACATGAAGACAATggtcaatattattttagaattGACTGTGATGGAAGTGATGGTTTCAAATATAATTTTGACAAAACCCCAGTGACCATCCAGATCAAGG GGCTCCCTGATGCACCTCGTTTGACCCCCcccaaggagctggtggtggaggggactcCTGTGGAGCTGGGGTGCTCTGCCCCGTCCTACTgtgacacccacccccccactgtgaCGTGGCCCCCCGCCCTGGGGGTCAGTACCCAGCTCCAGCAGAACGATACCGTGACCTCCACTCTGACCTTCaacgcctcccacctccaccatggaaACAATGTCTCCTGCACTGCGGTCTACTACATACCATCTGGGAACAAAACTGTGACGTCTACAAGACACCAACTCAGTATCTTAT ATGCCCCCAGGAACACCTCTGCTGTCGGCAGCCCGTGTCTtccagccagagagggaggctgcCTGAACCTGACCTGCACCAGTCATGCTAACCCTGCTGTCAGCGAGTTCACCTGGTACCGAATACACGGAGAACACATCCTTAAGATCGGGACTGGATCTTCTCTGTCCATCCAGCTGTGGAACGACAATGACGTTTTCTTCTGTGAGGTCCGGAATGACTTTGGCACAGAAAAGTCTACTGTCTACAAGATCGACGTTCAAA accaactgCCCTGGATAGCTGCTACTGCAGTGCTAGCCGCGGGTCTGCTGTTTGCAACAGCGTGTGCCGTAAG AGCTTGGAAAATGGCCACCCGAACAAGACTTGGCAGTGATGGCCTACTCAACAAAGCTCCACCCAACCAAGGGAACCCCCAG GTGTTCTTCAGAAGTGGGGAGGACATCTATGCTAACATTGATACACTGATGAACACGGTCGGACCGAGAGAGGAGCCtgttggagcaggaggagaggctgctggactgggagaaggggctgttggactgggagaaggggctgttggactgggagaaggggctgttggactgggagaaggggctgttggactgggagaaggggctgttggacCGAGAGAGGAGGCAGTAACAGCAGCAGGTTCCTCAGCCTTGATCCAACGGGATTCGGAGGAAGCAGCAGACCCAGCAGCAGACAGGCAGGTGGAGGACTGTGATGTCCTGTACACAACAGTGAACtggaagaataaaaaaaaaaaaaaaaaaggagatctgggctag